In Xiphophorus maculatus strain JP 163 A chromosome 2, X_maculatus-5.0-male, whole genome shotgun sequence, one genomic interval encodes:
- the LOC102236436 gene encoding sodium- and chloride-dependent GABA transporter 2-like: MQGEKRDAENTSKAEPSNGHGRPVDIVPSTEEKMMDRGQWGNKIEFVLSVAGEIIGLGNVWRFPYLCYKNGGGAFFIPYLIFLFACGIPVFLLETSLGQYTSEGGITCWRKICPLFEGVGYATQVIVALLNIYYIVVLAWAIFFLFNSFTWDLPWASCNNTWNTDSCMAFQRGNGSVNHHENATSPVIEFWERRVLRISSGIDHIGALNWDLVACLAVAWVICYFCIWKGVKSTGKVVYFTATFPYIMLLVLLIRGVTLPGALRGIHYYLYPDLGRLSDPQVWMDAGTQIFFSYAICLGCLTALGSYNKYNNNCYRDCVCLCFLNSGTSFLAGFAIFSILGFMSFEQNVPISEVAESGPGLAFIAYPRAVTMMPLSPLWACCFFVMIVFLGLDSQFVCVESLVTAMVDMYPSVFRRKNRRELFILAVAVVSFLLGLIMLTEGGMYVFQLFDYYAASGMCLLFVAIFETVCIAWVYGADRYYDNIEDMIGYRPGPVIKFCWLFFTPATCFGTFAFALIKYSPLKYNNEYVYPVWGDGIGWVLALSSMLCIPLWAAGKLYYTPGTLKERLILLTTPSTDLPTTKQQQGRLMGVQPGDGDKPQQKAPPTRDGYFPVDEKESHC, translated from the exons ATGCAAG GTGAGAAACGAGATGCAGAAAACACGTCCAAGGCGGAGCCGTCCAACGGTCATGGCAGGCCGGTGGACATCGTCCCCAGCACCGAGGAGAAGATGATGGACAGGGGCCAGTGGGGCAACAAGATAGAGTTTGTCCTATCTGTCGCCGGGGAAATTATCGGCCTGGGCAACGTCTGGCGTTTCCCCTACCTTTGCTACAAGAACGGAGGAG GGGCTTTTTTTATTCCATACCTCATCTTCCTGTTTGCTTGTGGCATCCCCGTGTTCCTCCTGGAGACTTCTTTGGGACAGTACACCAGTGAGGGCGGCATCACTTGCTGGCGGAAAATTTGCCCGTTGTTTGAAG GAGTGGGTTATGCCACCCAGGTGATTGTCGCTCTCCTGAACATCTACTACATTGTTGTGCTGGCCTGGGCCATATTCTTTCTCTTCAACTCCTTCACCTGGGATCTTCCCTGGGCATCTTGCAACAACACATGGAACACAG ATTCCTGCATGGCATTTCAGAGGGGAAACGGCTCCGTCAATCACCATGAGAACGCCACCTCTCCCGTCATTGAGTTTTGGGA GCGTAGAGTCCTGAGAATTTCCTCTGGCATTGACCACATTGGCGCGTTAAACTGGGACCTGGTCGCCTGCTTGGCCGTCGCGTGGGTCATCTGCTACTTCTGCATCTGGAAGGGAGTCAAATCAACTGGGAAG GTGGTTTACTTCACGGCTACTTTCCCGTACATCATGCTGTTGGTCCTGCTGATCAGAGGAGTCACTTTGCCCGGAGCCTTGAGGGGAATCCACTATTACCTTTACCCCGATTTGGGACGACTGTCTGACCCCCAG GTCTGGATGGATGCTGGAACGCAGATATTTTTCTCATATGCCATCTGCCTGGGCTGCCTTACAGCCTTAGGAAGCTAcaacaaatacaacaacaacTGCTACAG GGACTGCGTGTGTCTCTGTTTCCTGAACAGCGGCACAAGTTTTCTCGCCGGCTTTGCCATCTTCTCCATTTTGGGTTTCATGTCCTTTGAGCAAAACGTGCCGATCTCAGAAGTGGCCGAAtctg GTCCCGGTTTGGCCTTCATAGCATATCCTCGCGCTGTCACCATGATGCCCCTTTCCCCTCTCTGGGCCTGCTGTTTCTTCGTAATGATTGTGTTCCTGGGACTGGACAGTCAG TTCGTGTGCGTGGAGAGCTTGGTGACAGCCATGGTGGACATGTATCCCTCCGTCTTCCGCCGCAAAAACCGCAGGGAGCTCTTCATCCTGGCAGTAGCTGTGGTGTCCTTCCTTTTGGGACTCATCATGCTGACAGAG GGAGGCATGTACGTCTTCCAGCTGTTTGACTACTACGCAGCCAGCGGGATGTGCCTTCTTTTCGTGGCTATTTTTGAGACTGTTTGCATTGCCTGGGTTTATG GTGCTGATCGTTACTATGACAACATAGAGGATATGATCGGGTACCGTCCCGGCCCCGTCATTAAATTCTGCTGGCTCTTCTTTACCCCAGCAACGTGCTTC GGAACCTTTGCCTTTGCCTTGATCAAGTACTCACCTCTGAAGTACAACAATGAATACGTGTACCCAGTATGGGGGGACGGGATTGGCTGGGTTCTGGCTCTGTCCTCCATGCTCTGCATCCCTCTGTGGGCGGCAGGGAAACTCTACTATACTCCAGGAACGCTTAAAGAA CGCCTCATTCTTCTCACCACTCCTTCCACTGACTTACCAACGACGAAGCAACAACAAGGGAGGCTGATGGGCGTCCAACCTGGAGACGGCGACAAACCCCAGCAGAAAGCTCCTCCCACCAGAGATGGCTACTTCCCTGTAGACGAAAAAGAGTCTCACTGCTAG